A single Defluviitalea saccharophila DNA region contains:
- the hslO gene encoding Hsp33 family molecular chaperone HslO, with product MEDYIIRATDAKKQIRAFGAVTTHLVDEASKIHGTSPVVSAALGRLLTAAAMMGQMLKGEKDIITLQIKGNGPLQGIVVTADMQGNVKGYPYNSIVDLPLNSIGKLDVSRAVGEGTLTVIKDLGLKEPYVGQINLVSGEIAEDLTYYFANSEQTPSAVALGVLVDRDYSIKQAGGFIVQLLPEAEDDTIQNLENRLKSIASVTQLLEEGKQPEDILKLLLGDIIVMDKIPVRFHCNCSRERVEKALISIGLKDLKEILEQDHKAELKCHFCNKSYIFEDTDLQKIIDELTR from the coding sequence ATGGAAGATTATATTATTCGCGCAACCGATGCCAAGAAACAAATTCGTGCTTTTGGGGCAGTAACGACACATCTTGTTGACGAAGCAAGCAAGATTCATGGGACAAGTCCTGTTGTATCGGCTGCTCTAGGCAGGCTTTTAACTGCAGCAGCTATGATGGGACAAATGTTAAAAGGAGAGAAGGATATCATTACTCTTCAAATAAAGGGGAATGGTCCGCTGCAGGGAATTGTTGTGACTGCTGATATGCAGGGAAATGTTAAGGGTTATCCCTATAATTCCATCGTAGATCTTCCTTTGAATTCTATTGGAAAATTAGATGTAAGCAGAGCTGTAGGGGAAGGTACTCTTACGGTAATTAAGGATTTAGGTTTAAAAGAACCTTACGTGGGCCAGATTAATTTGGTTTCGGGAGAAATTGCAGAAGATCTGACTTATTATTTTGCAAACTCTGAACAGACTCCATCAGCCGTTGCTCTTGGTGTATTGGTTGACAGGGATTATTCAATTAAACAGGCAGGAGGCTTTATTGTTCAGCTTCTGCCTGAAGCGGAAGACGATACCATTCAAAACTTGGAAAACAGATTAAAAAGTATTGCATCCGTTACTCAGCTTTTAGAAGAAGGAAAACAACCGGAAGACATACTTAAGCTCTTATTGGGAGATATTATAGTAATGGATAAGATTCCTGTAAGATTTCATTGTAATTGTTCCAGAGAAAGAGTGGAAAAGGCACTTATTAGTATTGGGCTAAAGGATCTGAAGGAGATATTGGAGCAAGATCATAAAGCAGAATTAAAGTGTCATTTTTGTAATAAAAGTTATATTTTTGAGGATACTGATTTACAAAAGATTATTGATGAATTAACTCGATAA